DNA from Amorphoplanes friuliensis DSM 7358:
CAGCGCCTTGACCGCCGCGGTCACCCCCGGCAGCAGCTTGCCCATCGGCAGCATCTCGCCGATGAGGCCGGTCGAGCAGACCGCGATGTCACCGGCGCCGACGAGCAGCGGCTTCGGCCCGCCGCGCAGCACGGCGGCGGCATGTTCGGCGGTCGCGTGCGTGTCGCGGAAGCCCTGCGTACCCGTACAGGCGTTGGCACCGCCGGAGTTGAGCACGACGGCCCGCACGACGCCGCCCTTGAGCACCTGCTGGCTCCACATGACCGGTGCGGCCTTCACGCGGTTGCCGGTGAAGACACCGGCGACGGTCGCGTCGGGCCCGTCGTTGACGACGATCGCCACGTCGGCGCCGCCGCTGGTCTTGAGCCCGGCGGCAACACCGCTGGCCCGGAATCCCCTGGGGGTGGTGACGGTCACGGTGCGACTCCGAATACCGAGAGGCCCGCGGTTTCCGGCAGGCCGAGCATGAGGTTGGCGCACTGCACGGCCTGGCCGGCAGCACCCTTCCCGAGGTTGTCGAGCGCGCTGACCACGACGATCCGGCCGGAGTCGACGTCGAGCGTGGCCTGCAGGTGGCACGAGTTGGAACCCGCGGTGGCCGCGGTGTGCGGCCAGCTCCCGGTCGGGAGCACGTGCACGAACGGCTCTTCGGCGTAGGCATTCTGCAGTGCTTCGCGGGGGTCTCCAGGGCCCAGCGGACGTGCCGTGACCGTCGCGAGGATCCCGCGCGGCATCGGCGCCAGCACCGGCGTCATCGACAGCGAGGTCGCCCCGCTCGCCTGCTTGATCTCGGGAACGTGCTGGTGCGCGCCGACCTTGTAGGGCGACAGGTCACCCATGACCTCGCTGGCGAGCAGGTTCACCTTCGCGGACCGCCCGGCGCCGGACGTGCCCGACGAGGCAACGACAACGACGTCGGCCGGGTCGGCGAGCCCGGCGGCGATCAGCGGTGCCAGCGCGAGGGTGATCGTGGCCGCATAACAACCGGTGTTCGCCACCCGGTCACTCGCGGCGATCGCGGCCCGGTGCCCCGGCAGTTCCGGCAGGCCGTAGGTCCAGGTCCCGGCGTGCGTGCCGCCGTAGTAGCGGCCCCAGGCGTCGCCGTCCCTCAAACGGAAGTCGGCCCCCAGATCGACGACCTTCACCCCGGCGGGCAGCTGCGCGGCCAGCGCCGCCGACTGCCCGTGCGGCAGAGCGAGAAAGACCAGGTCGGCGTCGCTCAGCGTGGCCGCATCGGTCGCCCCGAGGACCAGGTCCAGCCCGGTGAGCTGCGGATGTACGGCAGCCACGGGCGAACCCGCCTGTGTGTGCGCCGTGGCCGCGACCAGATCGAGCTCGGGGTGCCCGGCGATCAGGCGCAGCAACTCGCCCCCGGCGTACCCACTCGCCCCGGCGACAGCAACCCTGATTCCCATACTTACCTCCGCATGACTATGCAAAGAACCGTATCAACGCGCATAGCCATGCGGCAAGTTTGTTGTTTTATGCGGTCACCCGTTAGTCGGACTCGCCGACCTTGAGCCCGTACTGCTGCTGGAAAGCCTTGAGCGCCTCGTCCCAGGCCCGGGTGTACTCGGACGGGCCGAGCCCGGCCTCGTTACCGCTCACCGCATCCTGCAAAAGCTTCAACAGGTCGGCGACCGCCTTCTTCTTCCCGCCGACAAAGGCCCCGAAGACCTCGGCGAAATCCTGGCCACTGAGCCTCGCGGCGTGCGCGGCTCGCGGGTCCTTCTCCAGGTTGTCGAAGATCGTCGACCAGCGCCGCGTCAGCTCGTCGGCCTGCTGCGCCCGCTGCAGCCCGAGTGCATGGTCGCACTCGGCCTTGATCCGCTTCTCCCAATACGGACGGATCTGCTCCTGGATGAGGTCGTCCGGCTCGGCACGCACGGTGAACCGGAACCAGAAGTCGCGGCCGTCGTCGGTGAGTTTCCGCCAGTCCTCGTCGGTCCGCTTGTTGACGGCGATCTCGAAGTCCCGCGCCCGGTGCGGCTGATGGCCGCGGGCGATCGGCCTCAGCACGTGCACGGCCGTCCGGCGCGCCCGCGGCAGGAGGACGTGAGTGAGGTCTTGAAGCTCCTCGCGGGAGTCGGCGTAACCCCGCCACTCGTAAGTCGGAAAAACCTTGAAGGTGAACGCGTCGCCGTCGGCGAGAACCCGGATCGGATCCGAGGGCTCGTGCCGGCAGCTGAACTCCCGGTCGGGGTACGGCGGCAGGTTGATGGTTTCGTGGGTGGCGGAGAACAATTTCGTGAACCAGCCCTGTCTTCCCTCGGCACGGCCTTGGACCGGGACGTCGAACCCGGCTGTGTGCGTGTTCGCGGACATGATCAGACCCTTCCGATGATCGCGGCAGCAGCGGTGAGCAAGGCGCTCGAGGGCCGCTGCTCGGCCCAGACGTGGTCACGGTGATGAGCAAGACGGGTCCGGAGGCCGCCATCGGCGACAAGGACCCTGAGGAGGGCCAGAAAGCGGTCGGCCACGTCCGGATCGTTCTCGGCGAGCGTCAGCCAGCGGGTGAACGCCTTCCAGGCCGACCAGGCGGTCGACGGCAGGCACAGCGCGGTGAGCCAGAGATCCGCCAGCTGCTGCTCATCGACGTCACCTCGGTGCCGCCGGAGCAGGAGTTCCGGCCAGCGCACACTGCCCAGCAGCGTCTCGATGCCGGACAGCCGGACGAAGGCGCGGGCCGCGTGCACCTGCAGCCGTTTCCCGTTGTCCTCGGCGAGGGTCCACTCGAGCAGCTCACCCAGCAGGGAGGCGGCGCGATCCCGGGTGTAGGCCTGCTCCACCCCGAAGGCGACGAGGAAACTGCGCCGCTGCCACAGGTCCTTGCCGATGCGACGCAACTGGGCGAGGCCGTCGTAGGGCAGATAACGGCCCAGTCCGTACGCGTACGCCCAGGCCACCGTGTCACGGGTGTAGGCGTTGCCCTTGGTCTTGTCCATCCACTGCTTGATCCGGCCCTGCAAGGCCGGATGCAGGGCCGGGTTGTGGGCACACGACAGCAGGCTCAGGCCGGCGGCCTGCCGCGGACGCATGCTGCGGCTGCGCGCCCAGGGCGCGATGAGGCCGTCCATCACACCGGTGAAGTCGCTGAAGCTGAGCAGACCGGCCATCATCGCCGCCCGCTCACGGACCACGAGTTGCGGCTCGGTCACCAGTTCCCCCAGCCAGCGCATCAGCCGAGGACCGAGCCCGCGTTCGTTCCAGGCGACGTCGAGCATCGCGGGAACGAGCCCGGGGTTGGCCAGCCGCGCGATTCGTGGCGCGCCGACCGGCAGCGAATTCAGGTCAGGCACCTGCATCTCGTACGAGAGCAGGCAGTCGAGCTCGAACTCGATCGGGTCGGGTGTGGGTGCGGTCTCCGGCTGCTCCTCACGATGGATGCGGACCAGACGCGCGGCCGCGCTGTAGACGGAGGCCATCGGCGCTCCCTCCAGGGCGCCGAACGCGAGGCGGAACGCCCGTCGGTAGTCCGCGGTGCCACTCCAGTGCTCCCCGTCGGCCCGCCTCTCCGCGTCCGAGGCGCGGAGCACGAGCCGGGCCTGGGCGTGCAGCTGCTCGTTGAGGATCTGCGCGACCAGCTGGTCCCGGTCCGCATCGGACGCCGCGGTGCCGATTACCGAGGCAATTCTTGCGGCTTCCTCGAGGGCGAGAGTCTCGTTGAGATGCCGGCTCAGCTCACCCCCGGAGACGCACTTCTCGACGTAGTCCGCCACACAGTCGAGTCCGCAGTCCGCGCAAGTGCCGACACAGTTGCCCCGCTCGTGCAACAAGTAGGTCAGCTGGCTCCGAAAGACCGCCGCGGCGGTCGGCCTGCGCAAGGGAAACAGGTAGGAGCCCAAGTCATGTCCGCGGTCGGCGAGCGGCCCGATAACGATGACGCTGGCCTTCCGGCTCCGGGCGTGCTGGTCGATCAGGAGCAGGTCCATGAAGCTGATCGACTCCGCGTCCTTGGCGTCGAGGACGTGGCCGTGATCCTCCGAGTAACTGCCCTCGTCGACGGCGTCGACGATCCGTTCACCCCGGGCGACATGGATCATCACCACCCGGTCCGGTGAGTGGCGTCTGGCCAGGGCAACCTGCGCTGTCGCGTACCGGCCCCAACCCGGCCGGGCACTGAGGTAGACGACGTGGCGGAGCTTGAGGGCGGCGGCCAGCTCGGTGTCGGACGGTCCTGGGGAATACCCGGCGAGCAGACGGCCGAGGTGGTCGCCCGGCACGGTGCCGAACCAGCTCTTTCCCTTCTGCCGCAGGTTGTACGTCGTGTAGTAGATCGACTCGGCGGCCATCGCGCCGTCACCGATAGCCGCCTGCCCCTTGTTGCGGATGTTGCCTGTCCCGATCCCGCCGACCATGCCGGACAGCTGGCGGTCGATTTTCTCCTGGCCGATGTCCTGCTTCTCGGACACCACGAAGTCGTCGGGCAACTCGTCCTTCGGCGGCTCGCCGGGCTCAGGTGGCGCTGAATCCTCGGCGGGGGCAGCTTCGGGCGTGTCTTCGTCCTGCGGCTCTTCGCTCATCGCGGGAACCGGATCCGCTGGTGGACTCCCCCGGTGGCGGTGGCGCCGTGACCGATGGCCACCTGACCGTCGCGGTTGTCCACATCACCGACCTGAATGCCGCCGGGCGGGACCTCCCGTGACGGCCGGCGCTCCGACACGACCGGAACGGACTCGGCGGTCGCCGACTGCAGATCGAGATTGTTGATGTCCTCGTCCACGATCTGCAGCCAGGCCCACTCGTCGAAGTTCTTGTCGCCGAGAACGACCCGGAGGCGGCGGAATCGCTCCGGCCTGATTCCTTCGTAGCCGCCGGCGATGACGTCGCGATGTATCCCGTCGGAGACGATGCACGCGACGGCAGCGTCAGGGAATTCCCTCAGCGCCCGCTTCAGGACCGGGGCGTCGACCAGCCGCGCCGCGGTGTTGACCGCCTCGCCGGCGAAGCCGTTCCGGCTCTCCGGGAAGAGCAGACCCTGGTGCACCGAGACCCTGACCCTGACTCTCGCCTGCGGCTGCCGCTCGACGTTGTACGCCCGCAGACGCTTGTCCAGAGTCAGCAGGAAGGCGCTGAGCAGGGCCGGCTCGTCGACATCAGCCGGAAGCACGGCGAGTTCCCCGTCGCCGCTGGCCTGCCGTCGCCACGTACCCCGGTCGAGATCGGCGGCCAGGCCCGCGGCGTCGAGAGCATCGAGGAAGACAGTTTGTGCCTTGTTCTGGAGCACGGAGCTCCGCGCGCTGTACCGCTCCATGTCGGCGACCATGACCAGGCGCCGGAATGAACGGGATGTATCTCCCACGTCGACCTCCACGAAAGGATGGCGCG
Protein-coding regions in this window:
- the argC gene encoding N-acetyl-gamma-glutamyl-phosphate reductase, with translation MGIRVAVAGASGYAGGELLRLIAGHPELDLVAATAHTQAGSPVAAVHPQLTGLDLVLGATDAATLSDADLVFLALPHGQSAALAAQLPAGVKVVDLGADFRLRDGDAWGRYYGGTHAGTWTYGLPELPGHRAAIAASDRVANTGCYAATITLALAPLIAAGLADPADVVVVASSGTSGAGRSAKVNLLASEVMGDLSPYKVGAHQHVPEIKQASGATSLSMTPVLAPMPRGILATVTARPLGPGDPREALQNAYAEEPFVHVLPTGSWPHTAATAGSNSCHLQATLDVDSGRIVVVSALDNLGKGAAGQAVQCANLMLGLPETAGLSVFGVAP